A region from the Populus trichocarpa isolate Nisqually-1 chromosome 18, P.trichocarpa_v4.1, whole genome shotgun sequence genome encodes:
- the LOC7462978 gene encoding uncharacterized protein LOC7462978: MSRPGDWNCRSCQHLNFQRRDSCQRCGDPRPGERDHYGSFGGRSGGSFGFTGPDVRPGDWYCSVGNCGAHNFASRSSCFKCGMSKDESSGGGLDADISWMRGYGFGGGSASSRSNWKSGDWICTRSGCNEHNFASRTECYRCNAPRESGSNKSSY; encoded by the exons ATGAGCAGACCAGGAGATTGGAATTGCAGGTCATGCCAACACTTGAACTTCCAGAGGAGGGACTCGTGCCAGCGTTGTGGGGACCCAAGGCCCGGAGAGAGAGATCATTATGGAAGTTTTGGTGGAAGATCAGGGGGCTCGTTCGGATTTACGGGGCCTGATGTTAGGCCTGGTGACTGGTATTGCTCGGTTGGCAACTGTGGAGCTCACAACTTTGCTAGTCGTTCAAGCTGCTTCAAGTGTGGTATGTCCAAGGATGAATCCTCTGGTGGTGGGCTTGATGCTGACATTTCGTGGATGAGAGGTTATGGCTTCGGCGGAGGCAGCGCCTCTAGCCGCTCTAATTGGAAATCCGGAGACTGGATTTGCACcag GTCAGGTTGCAACGAGCACAACTTTGCTAGCAGAACTGAGTGTTACAGATGCAATGCACCAAGAGAATCAGGCAGCAACAAGTCTTCGTATTAA